In Plasmodium vivax chromosome 10, whole genome shotgun sequence, the sequence TTCCATCATCGTGCCCCTCACCTCCACGACCTTTCAATCGAAGGCACACAAAATCATCCGCGTACACGTGCGCTTTGTAGTTGTGTTTGTACAGAGACCTATACGATGTGCTCTCTTCCGGTGCGGCGGTCCACTTTTCCCTTTGGTCGGCGCCCTCGGTTGTGTCGCCAGCATCTTCCTTGCCGGTCTGTCCCGTTTCGCCTTCAGTTTTGCCTTCTCTTTTGTGGTCTTCTTTGCCATCTGTTTTGTGGTCCATCTTGCTCatcgcttcgcttcttctcgttttttttttttttttttttgctttgccaaaatggctagctacCCACGGGGATGCTAaaacgggggaagaaaacaaggggtgtcctttttttctcctttactTGAAATGTGCCAGCTTTGCCGTGTTAGGCGCCCCCAGCGGTATCGCATCGTACCATGTCGTGTGGTGCACGTTTGCGGCATATTCTGCCTGACTCGTCAGGTGAAAAGAAAGCACAGTTGCGGCATATTCTGCCTGACTCGGTCAGGTGATGAAGCACCTTTGCTGCATATTCTGCCTGACTTCGGCAGATCATACGATAcgttattatattatgtactGTTATGTAATGTTATGAATGCATTGCCTGACTCGGTCAGGTTACCCCTGCGGATTCCTTCTCCCTCTGTTGCCCCTCTTTCGTCCCTTCGCTTAAACCCAGAGTTGCAagcgcgcggggggggcacaGTTGACTCCCATGCTATGCTCTGTAATGTCAACATAACTCCTTCCCGCCAAAGTCACTGCTGCGAGCTGTTGGTGCGGATCCTTCGCGTCGCGATGGGTGGCCTTAACCTCCCGCGCAGCTGGCAAAGCATTCGCAGATGGATTGAAATTGTTTGGAAGCGACATGGGCATAAGGCTGCGAAaggtttctttttctttccttatttttttgccgctttgttTGCCCCCGTGCGGCGGAAAAATTGCCCGCAACTGGGATGTGCGGGAGGAAGGGCGGCCAGCGAGTGACGCCGAGGGGGCGGGCCGAGGCGCAGGGGTCTTAAAAGGAAGGAAGTAACCGTGCGGGGAGGCATGTGCATACGAAATGGTGACCCGTTCATTGGATTGGATTGAATCGAATTGAATTGAATGGaatgtaatataatgtaatgtaatggagttgttttttttttttttttttttttttccttgtgtAATTATTTGTCCCCCTGTTGAGAGTTCCTTTTAGGGCTCCCTTTAGAGCTGCCTCTATACCTCCCTTTCGCGTCCTCTCGGTTAGCCGTTAACCCGACTTTCCACTTCTCTGGGGAGAAGAGACGTCCGCTCGCGACTGACCCACAGGGATGTGCTTTCCCATGTGCAGCCGCCGTCGAACGTATGAGCAGTTATTATTTGTTTCTTCCTTTACGCTAAGACGATTGCCATGTGAAGCTCTTTGGTAGGGCGGCACTAATGACAGATGAAATCGAACCGCCTCCCCCTTGGCATTTCCACTGCTCTCCCTCCGCCACAGTTACGCGTGCACCCAGGGGACGGTCAACATTACACCTAGGAGAGACGCTCCACTGTTTTTATTGCGGCTACGTGTCTCCCCCTCGTCAATGCTACGGTAACCAGGAAGGTTACCCGCAACGTCGCCACTACTTTCCGCGAtgctctttttcccccctagCGGAGTGAAGAAGACCTCCGGGTCACCCCAATTTGGAGCAGCCGCCTGGCGTAGGACGCTCCAGATTTCTGTTCCCTGCGATGttcccttctcctttttttggacGTCATCTTAAGGGGGAGAGAGTCCCCACGGGGGAAAGACATAAACCATAAACCGTTTGAAGTGCCAAAGAATGGGGGAGCAACGGCATGGAGTTAGCGCCCATCCGTCTCCCCCTGACGAACTGGAAAGCGACGAATTGTgaacgccttttttttggccaccTGGGGAGGGAAGAGGTGTACGTACCCCTCCCCATGACGGGGGGTGCCTCCGCGAATGACTATTCCAGGGGATATAACTCGTCAGTCTGGtgtggaaattaaaaaaaataaaaatataaaaaaagaggatggCCATTACTGCCTTTACGTAACGcttgtttcttcttccctcccAATTGATATGCCAAGTTGTATTTCCTTTGTGGGTCTGTCtggcaacttttttttttttttttgttttgcataATAAACGAAAGATCGTTCGTCATTGGTATAGTTGTGCCTTtgtcattttgttttgcGAGCAGCCAGTTGGTGTCTCTCCCGGTTGAAGAGGAATCTCCACTGGTTGGCAACGCCTCCCCCCATACATTGTATCCACCCCCctgaaggaaaaacaaaatgggagcCGAGTTCAATCCCTTCGCTTCGCCGCAAACTGTGATTGAGGACTCCGTCAAAGGGGAAACGGACTACCTGAACAGAAAGTAAAAAGATGAGGggttaatagaaaaaaaggggtggagAGGGAAACAAATGAGGAGGTCCCCCAGATGGATCTCTCCCCCCAAGTAACATCGTTGTGGTGTCTGTGTAGATGTACGTCGTAGTGGGTCCACCCCCctgttgcttcttcttcgtgtGTGTTGACCGCCCCCTTTGCTTCTCTCCCCTCCCACTTGAAAAGCGAAACGCTGGAAAACTACCTCAGTCTGTATGACGAACCAGCGAAAGGGGAACTCAACAGCGTAAAGGCAAACATGAAGCTGAAGGAAGAGCCAAGTTGCATAGACTCAATCATATTCGGCGAACTGGAGATGGCACACGACCACTACAGTGTGTTTGATCATGTGGGGGGAAGTTCCCCACGAAGTTTTTGCAATTCTGGGTAAGTTACCGAGCCGAACAGGGTGGTGTCCATCTGGGTGTGTTGTGTGATGCCAATTTGGGTTATACATTTGGTGGAAGCTCTTTCCCCCTccgtttgttccttttttccctccacaGAGATGGCAGTCTGAGCGACACGGGCGCCAACGAGACGCCCTTCCAGGCGCGCAGGTACGACGCGCGAGCGTCAACCTGGCTAGCGGCGTGGCAGCGTAGCCGTTTAACCGCTTAACAGCATAACCGCTTGACCGcctaaccgcttaaccgcctAACCTCTTTCGAAGCGGCGAAGACCCGAAGGACACACCCGAAATGGAGCTCCTTCTGGAAGACAACTTTGAGTAGGGCCTTTAGGGACCCCCCTCCCGCGGGATGAATAAAGCCTCTCGTGTCCCCCccctacacacacacacgcacacacacacacacatacacacaatTTCACCGctccctctcccccttcccgCAGAGCCCCTTGCAGTGACAACCTGTTCGAGGTGCACAGCTTCAAGGAGGGCCCGAGTGGGCAGCTGGCCGAGACTCCAGTGGGTCTTTTGGAGGGAGAACGGGAGGAGTCTCCCAAGGGTGGAGGGGTTAGGCTGGTTGGTGATGTGTGTGCGGTTAGCCAGGTTGGCGATGCGCGTGAGGTTTGCCATGCTGGAGACACTCGAGAGGCTAACCTCGCCGGGGACACTCGCGCGGTTTGCCACTCTGACCAGCTGGACGACCTTAACACCCCTTGCGAAGTCGGCCAGTTGGCCCTCCAACAGAGGAACCCTTTTAGGTGAGCCACAGCTGCGCCCCGTCTGCACCCCCCCTCGGTGGTAACTGTGAGATCACTCGGATGAACCCCACGTGGTAGTTGGGCAAAAGCGGCacatttcctcccccttccctGCAGCGGAGCGCGTGGAGAGGTGCGCCAAGAGGACGACCCCCAGCTGGGAGGGCACCACAGCGATCGTACGCACGAAAGAGGGAGAGGCGGCCACTCGGTTGGAAGCCTAACCGATTGGCAGCTGGGCGATTGGGACGGCTACCCGATCGGCATCCCAGTCGAATGGCAGCTAGGCGGTTGCAAGCCTACCCGATTGATAACCCAACCGTTTAGAGGTCCATCCGCTGCGCCTCTTGGTCGCCACTTACCAAACgcaccgcttcccctcccctgtTAGGAGACCTGCAGAGCGAAATGCCCTACGACGAGTGCGCCCTGACGAACGGCTTCTTCAACACAATAGAGAATATAAATACCCAAGTGGTGCAGAAATACAACAGTTTGAAAGGCGTGTCCGAAAGACTCATTGGGGTGGTTAGCAATTCTGCCTTCGAGCAACGGATAGATGAGCTGCTCAGGTTCAGCGAAAGGAACTCTGTGCTCATCGAGGAGTTCCGCAGGCAAAGCGAGGAGTGCATTCGCCGGTGCCGCAAGTTTGAGACGTCCTCCGAGCAGGTGAGGCGGGTCGGCAAGGGGGGATACCTGCTTCGGTCGCGTTTCGAAGCTGCCAAACGTAGCTGCCTTTTTCGGCTGCCTTTTTCAGTAGCTTTTCACACCTCTATTACCACCCTGTCACCCCTTCCTCTCCCACTTCTGCCCCCCCTGCCAGCTCGTCGGAGAGTGCATCGACACCCTGGCCAACAGCAGCATCTGCTACGCGGAGTGGGTGTGCCTGCACGCGCGCAGGGTGGACCCCTTGGAGGTGGTGCTCTCGGACGTGCGCGAGTTCGTCCGCGCGAACGAGTAGGTGGGAAGTTAACACAATGGAGAAGTTAAGTGGGTAAAGAAGTTAAGTGGGTAAAGAAGTTAAGTGGGTAAAGAAGTTAAGTGGGTAAAGAAGTTACGTGGGTAAAGAAGTTACGTGGGTAAAGAAGTTAAAATAATGGGGACGCCCCAAACACTTGGAGACGCGCTAACCACTTGGGGAGGCGCCGCTTGACCCCCCGCTTGAAGTGCTCCACCCCTACATGAAGAGCGAGCCGGGGGCGCGCGGAAAGGGCACGACGTCCCGGATGTTGCTCATGGAGGTGAGGAACATAATGAGCCGGTCCACGCCAAGCCCAAACCCCGCGTGAGGCACATTACCCTGGCGACGGAGCTGCAGGTAGGGCTCATACAGCCGCAGATCCAGACGCTTCTCCTTCATCCGCCGCTCCAGTGTGTGTATTCTTATCTCTCGTTCTGACCCCCCAACCACCTCTCCGACGTGCGGAAGGAGCACGTCCATGCAAGCAACTGTTTTTCCATCCGCGTTAAGAGCCATGTAAAAGGGTTTAATCTCCTGTGGGTAATTCACAACAACGACTGGCGAGCGGAAGTGCACCTCGGTTAGAAAGCGCTGCTCCTCGAAGGTGAGGTCGGCTCTGGGTGGCGGAGCGCCCCCACGTTGAGACACATCTGTGCGTGCTGCTACATGCGGATCTACCGCCACCCCCACACGCCCCACGTGCCGCTTCACAATTTGCATAGCCTCATCGTACGTGACGACGGCGAAGGGTTTTTGCAAAACAGCCtgcagcttctccttcagcgtGCGGTCGTGGTGCTCGTGGATGTAGTCTACGTCCTCCGACTGATGCAGAGCGAATTTCACCATCGTCTTGATGTATTCTTCTGCCAAAGAAATGATAGAGGTAAGGTTGGAGAAGGCCAGCTCAACCTCCATCATTAGGAACTCGCTGAGGTGTCTCACTGTGTTGGATTGTTCCGCTCGGAAGGACTGGTTCAGCGTGAATACGTCCCCCATGGAGCAGCAGAGGCACTCCAGGGCCAGCTGGCTCGACACGTTTAGGTAGCACGGCTTTTTAAAGAAGTCtctgcagaagggggggtccCCCTTAACGGGCTCGCCGGGGCGTTCATCGCGTTGATCGATGCCACTTGCTCCGCCGCTCCCATCGCTACCATTTGCCTCGCCGCCcccaccgctcccccgccGCGACATCAGCGTGGTCGCGTGGAATAACTCCCCCGCCCCCTCACAGTCGTTGCTCGTCAGCACGGGCGTGTTGATGTACGTGCAGTTCCTCTCCCTCCAAAACTTAAACGTCTCCGCCACGACGTCCGATTTCAGCCTGAAGACGCAGCTGTACAGTTTGGTCCTCGCGCGCAGGTGGGGGAAGCTCCTCAGGTGCTCCTTTGAGTGGTACTTTTTGGCGATCGCGTAGTGCTTGCCGCGTCGGTCACCTTCGCCATCGTCGCGTCGGTCACCTTCACCATCGTCGCGTCGGTCACCTTCACCATCGTCGCGTTTCTCCCCTTCGCCGTccgcgcttcccccctcgcttccccccccgcttccccccccgcttctGGCCCCTTCACCCCTACCGAGGAGCCTCACGTAGTGCGCCCGCGCCGCGTCCCGCACGCAGAGCTCCACccgctgcttcttccccaagGAGCACTTCAGCTCCCCGGAGCACTCCACCGCGTCGTCCGTCAGCACCCGAGACACTTCCCCGTAGTTGGGGATCCCCGCGTCGACTACCACTTGCAGATTTTTCACGTGGGACCCATCGTTAACGTCTATGAAGGAGAAGCGATTCTTGCCGACTGTCCTCACCGACTTGACCCACCCGCAGATGGTGCACGTTTCCCCTTCGCTGTGGGTTCCCTGGGCACGGAGGatgtcttttatttttgtgcgtCCGGTTCGTTCGTTTGAAGCTTCCCCGGGGAGTAGTTCAGAGGAGGTACCTTCGTTAGAAGCTCCCCCGGGGTGTGGTGCGACGGAGGCACTTTCGTGGGGAGCTCCTCCGGGGTGTGGTGCAACGGAGGCACTTTCGTTTGGAGCTCCCCCTGGGTGTGCCCCATCGTGGCCGCCCCCCTGCGACCCACTCCCACCTCTCACTTTTGCGAAAAAGCGCCTCCTCACTGGAGGTGTGCTCCAACCCAGCGCGTTAGGTGTCCCCCTGGAGATGCACCAGCTGTGGTGTGCGTTGCCCTTGAAGATGAAAGCGCCTCTCATGAGTGGCGTTCCCCCGGGGGTTGTTCTTCTGGTTGTTCCCCCGGATGTGGCTGTTCTTCTGGTTGTTCTTCCCCCGTATGCTTCTGTTCTTCTTGCTGCTCTTCCCCCGTATGCTTCTGCTCTTCTTCctgctcttcttcttctcccccgctgACCGCACAACTGGAGAGCTAGCGCGCTCGCCTCCGCCCTTCCCTCACCCCTGTGTACACCCCTGGCGAGCAGCCCAAGCAGAGTGGTGGAGAGGGCAAGGCGGGAGAAAGTGGCTCCCATTAACCGCTTGGCATGGCACTCGGTTCAACGCGGTGAGGAGGAACGCCACAATGTGGTGTGCACGAACGACACAATGTAGTGAGCACGAACGCCACAACGTGGTGAGCAAGGATACTACAACGTCGCTTTCCTAAGCTGAGGAAATGGGTGACCCCTTCTAATGAGAGGCCTGGAGGCTACGCGGGTCGAACTGCTCCAGCCAACCGCGCGGGGTCCCTTTCTGCTCCTTCGGGTGCGCCACATGGGGTAAAACGAcccgaatgaaaaaaaaaaaaaaaaaaaaaaaaaaaaaagttcacaaaaaggttagcaaaaaaaggaaaaaaacgggcTAACCTCATATCACCCCTTTGGGCGCCTCGGGGGAAAGGAAGACCACCTGACCGGTAGGAGGAATGACCACTCACCGGTGCACCGATGAGCGCGGCTTGCGGCTTGCAGCTCGCGGCCT encodes:
- a CDS encoding asparagine-t RNA ligase, putative (encoded by transcript PVX_098040A; Possible apicoplast targeted protein. Curated by Stuart Ralph, Walter and Eliza Hall Institute of Medical Research, Australia.); protein product: MRGAFIFKGNAHHSWCISRGTPNALGWSTPPVRRRFFAKVRGGSGSQGGGHDGAHPGGAPNESASVAPHPGGAPHESASVAPHPGGASNEGTSSELLPGEASNERTGRTKIKDILRAQGTHSEGETCTICGWVKSVRTVGKNRFSFIDVNDGSHVKNLQVVVDAGIPNYGEVSRVLTDDAVECSGELKCSLGKKQRVELCVRDAARAHYVRLLGRGEGARSGGGSGGGSEGGSADGEGEKRDDGEGDRRDDGEGDRRDDGEGDRRGKHYAIAKKYHSKEHLRSFPHLRARTKLYSCVFRLKSDVVAETFKFWRERNCTYINTPVLTSNDCEGAGELFHATTLMSRRGSGGGGEANGSDGSGGASGIDQRDERPGEPVKGDPPFCRDFFKKPCYLNVSSQLALECLCCSMGDVFTLNQSFRAEQSNTVRHLSEFLMMEVELAFSNLTSIISLAEEYIKTMVKFALHQSEDVDYIHEHHDRTLKEKLQAVLQKPFAVVTYDEAMQIVKRHVGRVGVAVDPHVAARTDVSQRGGAPPPRADLTFEEQRFLTEVHFRSPVVVVNYPQEIKPFYMALNADGKTVACMDVLLPHVGEVVGGSEREIRIHTLERRMKEKRLDLRLYEPYLQLRRQGNVPHAGFGLGVDRLIMFLTSMSNIRDVVPFPRAPGSLFM
- a CDS encoding hypothetical protein, conserved (encoded by transcript PVX_098045A), with product MGAEFNPFASPQTVIEDSVKGETDYLNRNETLENYLSLYDEPAKGELNSVKANMKLKEEPSCIDSIIFGELEMAHDHYSVFDHVGGSSPRSFCNSGDGSLSDTGANETPFQARSGEDPKDTPEMELLLEDNFEAPCSDNLFEVHSFKEGPSGQLAETPVGLLEGEREESPKGDLQSEMPYDECALTNGFFNTIENINTQVVQKYNSLKGVSERLIGVVSNSAFEQRIDELLRFSERNSVLIEEFRRQSEECIRRCRKFETSSEQLVGECIDTLANSSICYAEWVCLHARRVDPLEVVLSDVREFVRANE